A region of the Mytilus galloprovincialis chromosome 1, xbMytGall1.hap1.1, whole genome shotgun sequence genome:
TATGTAGTACATTTAGTTGTAGTTGCACGATGGTTCCTTTTCTAATTTATAGTCTCTTGGTTCTTAGTATCATGTCCGTTAGATCCTCTTTTTTAAGTTTATCCTAACTTGGGTGTTGATTGGAAGGGGACAACAGCACTTCAGACATCACGTACATACtttacttttgaagtttgtgCCATGAACATCCTTGAGGGGGATAGGACCTCTATCGGGACTCTGGGATcaagtgtttttaagctcaggatttcgggattgacccccccccccccccccaaaatccTTCTGAGGGTCAAAATGCCCTTTATCATAAGGCGTCAAAGGCACagacacttgtttctatccatggcaAGAATCGCTGTATAAATGTTTTGAATTGCAACCCAGTTTCAGGTCgatcttattttcaaattgattaTGGCCTGTGCACAGCTTGTCATTTGTCCAAATAATCTTTAAAGACTATTTTTATTGTTTGGCTTTGACATCTTCCTGCTACGTCACAACGCTTTTTGGTTGGACATTGAGACTCTATTTTGCCATAAAATTTCCAATAACGACTAGAAATCTTTGCaaatggaccataatttgctattgggctcgtttcctataacagataatagtaaagacttgttgtAGTTTCACAGTATTATAGctgaatatatacattttgtacagaTAACTATTGAGAGTAATTTCTAGAAgattgaaaattcaatttcattctcttcttTCACTAATTCTATGTAGgcagaatacaagatttgcaAATTTTAGGTAACCTTGTTAATTTTCAAGCATagtttcaataatccaaacttgtgaaaatgcattttattgcagtgtttaagtgaattgtAAATTTAAATTGCTATCATTTTTAATCATATTATTAAATAAACACCCAACATGGTCATGTCATTAACacttatagaaatgaaaaggctgattattgttatatatacatgtaaacatatctgtgttctaatctgaataattacttataaATAAGGGATGttcatataattatttaaaaatatttttttacacattgttcattcttaatatacatgatacacatgtatatatattagttatatttattgaaaaaaatgaattctttaaCTTTATGTTAACAGTTTGATCAATCTAGACCTATGGGTGATTAAATAGATTTTTAGGAGAATTATTGAGGAAGGCTTTTTCCATTAATTTTTATCTAATGTGTCTTCATATACACTTGTCCCACAGTTGCTAGGATAATAATTTCTCAAATTTATACACTTGTATTATAAGACTCTCAAACAAGCAAActtaatttttaatcaaaatatttttatattatttatatttaatatcttAAATGTGTTGCATTTGTGTTTGCAATTGATTACTGAATTTTTAGTGAAATTCAGgccagtttttgtcgagcctttgacttTAGTCGAAAAGGCGAGACTaagtgatcctacattccgtcgtcgtcggcgtcgtccacaaatattcactctgtggttaaagtttttgaaattttaataactttcttaaactatactggatttctaccaagcttggaaagaagcttgtttatgatcataagatagtatccagaagtaaattttgtaaaaataaaattccattttttccgtattttacttataaatggactaagTTTTTTTgcagggaaacattacattcactctgtcactctgtggttaaagtttttaaaattttaataactttcttaaactatcctgggtttgtaccaaacttagacagaagcttgtttacgatcataagatagtatccagaagtaaattttgtaaaaaaataaatccattttctccgtattttacttttaaatggacttagtttttctgcggggaaacattacattcactctgtggttaaagtttttaaaatcttaataactttcttaaactatccttggtttgtaccaaacttggacagaagcttgtttatgatcataagatagtatccagcagtaaattttgtaaaaaattaaatccattttttccgtattttacttataaatggacttagattttcttccagttaacattacatacagtctgcagttaaagtttttaaaacatttattagattcaaaaactatcctggatttttaccaaacttggacagaagcttattacaatcaaaagatagtatcaagaggaatatttttattgatttttttcctcacttttgttgagcctgcgatttacagcaaaagtaggcgagacaccaggttccgtggaacccttacaaattttttttatattacccagtattgcacagtattacccagtaaaaccccggttttcccagtatttcccacttggctaggcaatactcataaaacctgGATTTTTGCCAACCCTGATTAGTTTTATTAAGCCCTGCTGAATGGTGGTCCCCCTATAGTGATCAGCCCGTCTTTGTGTGTCACAAGGTATGTAAAACTTCttaggtcaaagttcaaggtaaATAACATTGGTTTtggttgacaaccccatgtcctatgacatgtatgataaaaatacaaattttctacCACACATTATTCACAGCGTGGCCCACAGTGATCACTCCCATCTCAAATATATCTACATGTAGTTAGATGTGGaataaatgtacattttgtattttttattaggAGATATGACTGAAAATGAAGGCCAATTAGATGGTTCAGGAGATCACAGTGTTAATGATCCACAACCGTCAGGCATTGACAGTTTAACAGACAGCACAGCGATAACAGAAAGTACAGTCATCATTGAAGGCCCTGATGTGTCTGATGATGAAGGTAGGCTTATAAAGTACAGACCGCAAATTAAAGTTGTATTTctgaattcatataaaaaaaatatcattaggatcgttatatttgaaaataaactttAATGCATTTATTCTGAAGATTTTTGCATTGACGGtttaataattacatttaaataaCCTGGTATGATAGAGTACAACAAGTTCCTAATTTAAGTATGAAGTATCGCACATATCATGCAATTGCAATGACCAAACAGTGGTAAACATACATAAACATGTAGAAATTGTAATTCAGATGGTTGGAGGTGATACATTATAACACTCTCATTAACAACCCTGTAAGGAACTAACTATGCCTTGTGAattcatatatatcatgtatatgcaaAGACAAATTTCAGAGTCAATTCATCCACAATCTTCTCTATTTATTGTGAATATTTTACTATCAAATTCAGTACTGTACAACTGTTATGTGTTTGTTTTGCCTTCTTTTTTTATGTAGTGacttctttatatatatacatgtatagatgaAGGAAGACATAAGTTTAAGTCAATGATTACAGTCTATAGTTTCAGGGATTTGCCAAATGTCTTGTTAAAGTAAGAAGGTGTGCTATGATTTCTCATAAGACAAAtttatatgcaagcgggggcatcatctgtgtacACATGGACCCATTCcttatttatttaacttattatttGTGAATAAAATGTAATTGTTTTAGCAGGTAACTATGACTACAGTGATGACTTTGAAGATGATGATGGAGAAGATGGCAGTAATGACGGAGAGGAAACAGACATCGAAGATAATTTAGAACCACAATTTACAGTGTGCCAAAAGGCTGACCCAGATCTTCCATCTACAGTCACAGTATTAGATACTGGTTGGGGCAGTAAAGTTTTTCTTATAGGAACTGCTCATTTTAGTGAGGAAAGCCAAAATGATGTATCTCAGGTTAGTACATTCATGAACTTAGGGAcgtagggacgacatcaaaagatcgatgtaggataaaaaacttaaataaaatagttgggggggggggggggggggcaacattgctgcaagttttgttaatcttaaattgattttacatatattcctattggtcaatcaatttttcccaaattaagttaagagggagggggggtgtgggggtcagtgaaaaaactatgtgaattaagttttttatccttcattgaacttttgatgtcgtcccttaattgATAATGATTGACAGTTTTTTTGCAGTAGGTTGGTGGTACACTTAAAGTACACTGGCTACCTCCACCAATAAATACTGGCAGACATGAGGTAGCCTAGGTCATTGGAAATGGTGTTAACTACCACCAAAGCAACAAATAGTAATATCATATACTGATTTTAGTTTGTGCAGATAATTTCAGTGGAaatcatactgtggattcattataattcgttggatactaattttctaTGATTTTGTGGGAACAGGTtaaccacaaaattaaattttcagctaattacaaattttctataggcttgtatgcagaccttagcaaaaccacaaaattaaatatccacgaaaacaTACAAGTGTTCCgttatccacgaaaattgatacccacgaaaataaatcaaTCCATAGTAATATAACcacaaaaataatgttttcctcatgtgataaaatttagtttacATGAATGCAAAAGATTCCACAGAAATCAAAACAAACTTATTCATATATTAAATCCCATgtggtgaaccaacgcctgtgtgaatcatttcgttagagtccctgaagtggataccttggtatgcagggttgtcaaattatgcaaatgaatgcaacattaaaataatactaaaattgacaacaacacttcgaatggtctgcaattttatttgctatggcttcatcaggacaatttttatacagaaattcttccctgaagtactcaaagtggtgcaatttgacgtcgtcatggtgagagaaacaatgaaaagtgaaagtagcaatacagagttataaatagataagataaatatagaaaattaagaaaattaaagtttgtttacaatgtaacttgagttcgttttactattatatgatacatgaaaTTGTTCTAAAGGCTTGGTATCTAATTGGACGAACTTCCCATGGTTCCTACCACTAAGCAAGGCTTCTCTTCCAACCTGGCCATTGTTGGAGGTTACTGCTTCCTGGCGCGTCGGCAACAATAGGAAGATTATGGTCGCCGCTatggaaaataaaattgtcaaaaaatgctcccttgttttaaattattcatatATTGTTCTACTTAAATAAAAAATTGCTTAATTAAAGATAAGAAGTCattgttttttgtacattttgaaaaaaaaggcttgcaaaaaaactttgaaattaaTTTCTATTCAattcaattgaaagaaaaattattttaagtagaaaacattgaaaattaaaattgtacTAGTTGTGAAAGCATTTTAGGAGTATAGATACATTCTGCCTGTGTTATGTTATCCGTCTGTTATCTGCtcttggtcgtgttgttgtctctttggcatattccccattacattctcaattttacatgtatgtttttaatacaagtattttgttcacacaacaattaaagaaaaaaatggagtCTTGAAGGCAATAAATTGCACAAACATTAACTGACAACCATAGAAAAATTGGTATCACCATCTTCAAAAAAGTGCTTCTAACAATGTCTAATGAACTGATAGTTTTCTCTTCAAACAGCCAAAACATGCTTTGTTCAATTGtgaacaagtttaaaaaaaaaatgccacaaaatgtgtttataaactGTTTTTCTTTTCTTCCAGGTGATACAGAGGGTCCAACCAAATGTAGTTATGGTAGAATTGTGTAACAGTAGAGTTAATATATTACATTTAGACGAAGAAACTTTATTGGAAGAAGCCAAAAACATTAACTTTGAAAaaatcagattatccatacagcAGGTGAGGAGTGGTTGTCATAATTCTTGCAGACGTATTACCATAGTAACATCTGGAATATCAATCTTTCATTAGAAATGtataatttgatatgttttagctATTTCAATTAATCATGCATGATATACAGGAAAACCTTAACCGTTTCTATAGATGGTAACCTGATTTTCATAGTGCCTCCCTTGGATATCATGTATGTTGAGGATGGCCCTAAAAACAGTTTAAGAAAAATCCTACTTTTTGGCTAGGTTTTTTTTCTTCGGATAGCTTAATATGTAGGAAggaaaaaacactttttttgtgaaatattttctatgtttaacTGACTACATTTAGAGGAACATAACTAGCTGCAAAGATTTAGGTAAAATTTAAAAGGCCTTGGGTCAGAAACATATAAATGCTTTAAATGGTCTCATCTTTCATTGCCAAATTAAGTAGTTATGTTACATAAAAAAACTTTATAGTATACTTGTTGATGTTCTATAATATCAGTGATATAAACTTATaccatatttttatgttttcagcAATTGctgtataatttaatttaatactAGAAATTTGTTATAACTATATATTCTAAGAGAACTAACTCttgatttaaacaataatttGGAGGGAATGGTCTTGTTGAGAATTGTAGATATGTCTTATATGTTGTGAATTAGAAATTGTTATTATTGTAGAGTGGATTAGTTCAAGGAGTAATGCATTTGTTACTGCTAAGCATGTCTGCTCATTTAACGAAAGAATTGGGAATGGCTCCTGGTGGAGAATTTAGAAGAGCTTTTAATGAAGTAAGTTTTGATTGAGGTAAAGAATGGTCTCGgatgaaattcaaaatattttcataaatgagGTCTTTTCAAAAACTAATGTATAATActttaataatataaacaaatatataacggtgtgtgtgtgtgtggttgttttttaaaaattaaaatttttaatgcTAAAGATGCTAAACTGTTAAAAACATATAGTGGAAATAGGAagaatttctttataatattttccTGAAAGTTTATATAAGGtttaagaaataaaaagatgaaattgTGCTCTTTTCATTAAATTGTATACAAATGCTTTAACATTTGTTTAGGGATAAACTTTTTCACACAATTTGATATCATAAACTGTGATTACTTTTAAGTGCATTAAAATTTCTAGTAAAGATATTTATTATTTACAGTTGATATTCACATCTGTTAAAGGTTTAAACAATAGCATTTTGCCATAAATAACTTCAAGATAATAAAGCATTGGCGAAAGAAAACTTGACCAAAAAATACATTGTCAGTCTTACAGCACACGATATGTTAACTTTACATGACTTGTAATCTCTAGAGTAAGAAAataactgatttaatttgaatttttatgccccacctacgatagtagaggggcattatgttttctggtctgtgcgtccgttcgtccatccgttcgttcatccgtctgtcccgcttcaggttaaagtttttggtcaagacagtttttatacgcccgggacgggacgtattatggtataccgttgtccgtccgtccatgaaactttggtgaattgtttatatctattgatgtaagctccctttcaatttttataaatttcagattttacatttccgtgttatgaatttttatgcttaaaaaaagggggatttttccaattttgggacaataactaacactttcacaaaattttatgtatggatgaaaaattaaagacaacaaacttagttaaatttgaggtagccttaatagtgccaatttttttgtgcatttttatttattatttggggggggggggggggggtatttgacagggctcacactatttctagttgatcatataaattcatttaaagcataaaagacaagttaaaagagcaacgggcgtatcatgcgctaaagcgcagccctttattgatgaagctgaagtccaatcaacttgaaacttagtacatatgttccttatgatatgatctttctaattttaaagacaaattaaacttttgaaccctatttcacggtccactgaacatagaaaatgaaagtgcgagtttgaggtttaagtttttggtcaaggtagtttttgatgaagttgaagtccaatcaacttgaaacttagcacaaatgttccatatgatatgatctttttaattttaatgcctaattatattttttacccgttttcacggtccattgaacatggaaaatgatagtgcgagtggggcatccgtgtactttggacacattcttgtttgtctaCTGTATTTGGAAATGAAGAGGTAATAGTGAATAGAAATTGAAATACTTGTTTGATACTAATAACTATTGTTTTATTGACTTCAGGCTAAACTGATCCCAGGTTGTAGATTATATTTAGGAGACAGACCAATACAGATTACTCTTAAAAGGGCATTAGCTTCACTATCAGTGTGGCAGAAATTGAGATTAGCATGGTATCTTATCACATCCAAAGATCCAATCAGGTAAACACAAAAATGATAGAGTTTATGAAACAGTTAAAAGTAATAAAGGTTATTTAGAAGGAGTTTATTGATGTGAAAACTGGCCTACTCACAATTTTTGGGCTTCATGTTAAGTTTGTGAATGAAAAACAGTCATTaaccataaaaaaatcaataaaataaccTTTATTACTTATAATTTCAGATAAATAAAAAGTGCATAACACTCACAGAACTATTTTGCCTGTGTAGGAGCTCATAATTGTGACATCATCAAACGGGTCCATACATGTAATAACTTTTCCCTCCAGGCGCTCACTTGATAAGAAAAACTTAATGTTCAACATTGGAAATATATGTGGATGGTTGTCCtctcaaataaattttatataatccTAAATGTTCTTTGGAAGAAATTACATTTACCAAATGTCTAACCCACTGCTGGAAATTAACAGCCTTCATAAAAAATTAAGCTCATCAAGTTGGTACAAATTTGCCAGCTTACAAAATCTAATTCCAGATGTGTCTGTTATCAACTTGGAGGGAATATATGTTAtagatttgaaaaatataattacatatacaatataagatataaaatcaATTCAGTGATGAAAACATTTgttccttttccttttatttgcAAAAACAATACCCACTGCATTTTGTGTATAGAATGATTCTATGAACAATTCTCAGGACTTTAGGCTTAGTTATGACTGgcaaattttgttcattttattttatgaacaTTTGAGAATGCTTTTTTCCATTACATTTATTGCTTTCTTTTCATTTGCATTTCTGCTAGAACTAAACGAATTCAGCTACACAGTTTCTGAGGGAAAATAATTATGACAAAAGAAAGAGGGAATGGCATTTATCTGAGCAAATGACAAAAACCCCaaacaacaataataaaaactCACTTAACAGCAACTTTCATTTGGCTCAGTGGtgaatccagccattttaaaaagggggggttcccaacccagagtaaagggggggttccaactatataatcccattcaaatgcattgatcgtccaaaaaaaaaggggggttccaaccccccctCTCCcctcccccctggatccgccactgtggcTTAAACTTATGGGATAAACATGTACACAgcaattcttttttaaaaaaaacccatcacATTGAAGAACCCTGAAGATTGCAAGAACCATTTGATGATTTTATAGGTGATTAAACGTAGGACATTATCTCATTTTTATTTCAGCAAAGAAGAAGTAGAGAAATGTAAGCAGAAAGATTTGCTAGAACAAATGTTGAAAGAAATGACAGGGGAATTCCCTGCCTTGTCAGAAGTTTTTGTTTCAGAAAGAGATGTATTTTTGACCCACTCACTGAAAAATGCCGCTTTGCCTTTAAGATCCACAGAAGAACCACATGGTAAGTCCAAATACTATTTATAATGAAGCACTGTACCTtttggattttttaattttactttttttaacttGGGTCATTGAATCTGCTTGCCTTAAAAAATGGGATATTTTGTTCACGTGAAGGTTCATATCAAGTAAacaatttaaagattaaaaaagcCAAAATCAGAATAACAATGATTCTATTTCATGTTGCTTTTCATGCCTCACatagaggcattatgtttttggtCTGTGTGTCCCTTTGTTGGTTGGTCTGTtaatctgtcctgcttcaggttaatttattggtcaaggtagttcatgatgaagttgaagtcaaatcaatttgaaactaagtacacatgttctctaaaATATCATCTTTCTAAATAGAAAGCCATTTAAGAGTTTTGATCACAATTTCACAGTTcactaaacataaaaaatgatagtgcgagtgaggcATCAATggactatggacacattcttgttgaagaaactgtttctgttttacatttaattttaaacctTGAAAATTATTAATTGGTGTGATTAGTCTTATATAATTGTCAAATTATTCTTTTTCAGTATATGCCAAAATGAGTCAAAAACTATTTGATTGTAAAACTATTGACATTTATTAAAGTGTATATCAGTAAAAGTATACAAAAGAGTGTGTAAAAATTCAATGCTATCATTATTGAGACATAATTACATGAGAAATTCTGATATTTGTAGTATCAATTAATAGTTACAGATCAATAAAACCTATTTGCTCAGGTCTTTATATACAGtgatatactgcagctgtgctatttgtgcagtcaaattgcattgaccatATATTCATTGTGTATATCACCTTTTCTTTGATGTTGTTAATTTGTTTCTagagagttttatttatgacatcattaaaaatac
Encoded here:
- the LOC143074662 gene encoding traB domain-containing protein-like isoform X4 — translated: MEEDLERKRDMTENEGQLDGSGDHSVNDPQPSGIDSLTDSTAITESTVIIEGPDVSDDEGNYDYSDDFEDDDGEDGSNDGEETDIEDNLEPQFTVCQKADPDLPSTVTVLDTGWGSKVFLIGTAHFSEESQNDVSQVIQRVQPNVVMVELCNSRVNILHLDEETLLEEAKNINFEKIRLSIQQSGLVQGVMHLLLLSMSAHLTKELGMAPGGEFRRAFNEAKLIPGCRLYLGDRPIQITLKRALASLSVWQKLRLAWYLITSKDPISKEEVEKCKQKDLLEQMLKEMTGEFPALSEVFVSERDVFLTHSLKNAALPLRSTEEPHELQPTTVVGVVGIGHMPGIIQNWPKEKHDLREITSIPKGSIVGKLFVWSFRLTFIGVLSYGCFKVYKWTFPYLYLSLSK
- the LOC143074662 gene encoding traB domain-containing protein-like isoform X2; this encodes MEEDLERKSKISTNVANSGDMTENEGQLDGSGDHSVNDPQPSGIDSLTDSTAITESTVIIEGPDVSDDEGNYDYSDDFEDDDGEDGSNDGEETDIEDNLEPQFTVCQKADPDLPSTVTVLDTGWGSKVFLIGTAHFSEESQNDVSQVIQRVQPNVVMVELCNSRVNILHLDEETLLEEAKNINFEKIRLSIQQSGLVQGVMHLLLLSMSAHLTKELGMAPGGEFRRAFNEAKLIPGCRLYLGDRPIQITLKRALASLSVWQKLRLAWYLITSKDPISKEEVEKCKQKDLLEQMLKEMTGEFPALSEVFVSERDVFLTHSLKNAALPLRSTEEPHELQPTTVVGVVGIGHMPGIIQNWPKEKHDLREITSIPKGSIVGKLFVWSFRLTFIGVLSYGCFKVYKWTFPYLYLSLSK
- the LOC143074662 gene encoding traB domain-containing protein-like isoform X3, encoding MEEDLERKRDMTENEGQLDGSGDHSVNDPQPSGIDSLTDSTAITESTVIIEGPDVSDDEAGNYDYSDDFEDDDGEDGSNDGEETDIEDNLEPQFTVCQKADPDLPSTVTVLDTGWGSKVFLIGTAHFSEESQNDVSQVIQRVQPNVVMVELCNSRVNILHLDEETLLEEAKNINFEKIRLSIQQSGLVQGVMHLLLLSMSAHLTKELGMAPGGEFRRAFNEAKLIPGCRLYLGDRPIQITLKRALASLSVWQKLRLAWYLITSKDPISKEEVEKCKQKDLLEQMLKEMTGEFPALSEVFVSERDVFLTHSLKNAALPLRSTEEPHELQPTTVVGVVGIGHMPGIIQNWPKEKHDLREITSIPKGSIVGKLFVWSFRLTFIGVLSYGCFKVYKWTFPYLYLSLSK
- the LOC143074662 gene encoding traB domain-containing protein-like isoform X1, which encodes MEEDLERKSKISTNVANSGDMTENEGQLDGSGDHSVNDPQPSGIDSLTDSTAITESTVIIEGPDVSDDEAGNYDYSDDFEDDDGEDGSNDGEETDIEDNLEPQFTVCQKADPDLPSTVTVLDTGWGSKVFLIGTAHFSEESQNDVSQVIQRVQPNVVMVELCNSRVNILHLDEETLLEEAKNINFEKIRLSIQQSGLVQGVMHLLLLSMSAHLTKELGMAPGGEFRRAFNEAKLIPGCRLYLGDRPIQITLKRALASLSVWQKLRLAWYLITSKDPISKEEVEKCKQKDLLEQMLKEMTGEFPALSEVFVSERDVFLTHSLKNAALPLRSTEEPHELQPTTVVGVVGIGHMPGIIQNWPKEKHDLREITSIPKGSIVGKLFVWSFRLTFIGVLSYGCFKVYKWTFPYLYLSLSK